Proteins from one Gibbsiella quercinecans genomic window:
- a CDS encoding FKBP-type peptidyl-prolyl cis-trans isomerase N-terminal domain-containing protein: protein MKRPVRLTLSLLATLLALPCGADAQSGVPALLQFAEQYQQQSEAAPAAKPAPADPRRADKKSADGASEPVKKAPQAPAATVLPLRQALRERDEQLARQTAELNALRQEVHSLRLAAPAAPPSHAPDLALLQQWLAGMRQAVQGTPDEQRKAALIQQAQQRAAQARVAEEKVRAQADTLATQLAQAQQTSQAQQVQAQQQQTELAVARQEIGALRQHKVWQITPEQLTDDRARMSYAVGSALGKDIQGLVQERQGWGVTVDQDILLTGVLDTVAGHPALPQPELAALMAKADAAANAARDAVVKSREAKDKAYVADFRGQKGVKQSDMGFWYRVDYAGDEPLAEGAIIEVVVKEMLTDGAVVQDMELSGKVLAQPLSAYPPLFREAIGHLRNHGSLTMVVPPALAYGESGYPPKVPPNATMVYQLRIDNSHAP, encoded by the coding sequence ATGAAACGCCCGGTTCGGCTAACGCTATCCCTGCTGGCCACGTTGCTGGCGTTGCCTTGCGGCGCCGATGCGCAAAGCGGCGTCCCTGCTCTGTTGCAGTTTGCCGAGCAGTATCAGCAGCAGAGTGAGGCCGCACCGGCGGCCAAACCGGCCCCGGCGGACCCGCGCCGTGCTGATAAGAAATCAGCCGACGGCGCGTCCGAGCCGGTGAAAAAAGCGCCGCAGGCGCCTGCGGCGACGGTACTGCCGCTGCGCCAGGCCTTGCGGGAACGGGATGAACAATTGGCGCGCCAGACGGCGGAGCTGAATGCGCTGCGCCAGGAGGTGCACAGTTTACGGCTCGCCGCCCCGGCCGCACCGCCATCCCATGCACCCGATTTAGCCCTGTTGCAACAGTGGTTGGCCGGTATGCGCCAGGCGGTGCAGGGCACGCCGGACGAACAGCGCAAAGCCGCCTTGATTCAGCAGGCGCAGCAGCGGGCAGCGCAGGCTCGGGTGGCCGAGGAAAAAGTGCGCGCGCAGGCCGACACATTGGCTACGCAACTGGCGCAGGCGCAACAAACCAGCCAGGCGCAGCAGGTTCAGGCACAGCAGCAGCAAACAGAGTTGGCGGTGGCCCGGCAAGAAATTGGCGCTTTGCGCCAACACAAGGTGTGGCAGATCACGCCGGAACAGTTAACCGATGACCGTGCGCGCATGTCCTACGCGGTGGGCAGCGCCCTGGGGAAAGACATTCAGGGGTTGGTGCAGGAACGCCAGGGCTGGGGGGTGACGGTCGATCAAGATATCCTGCTGACTGGCGTGCTGGATACGGTGGCCGGGCACCCGGCGCTGCCGCAGCCGGAGCTGGCGGCACTGATGGCGAAAGCCGATGCGGCGGCGAACGCGGCGCGTGATGCGGTGGTCAAGTCACGGGAGGCGAAAGACAAAGCCTATGTGGCCGATTTCCGTGGGCAGAAAGGGGTGAAACAGTCCGATATGGGGTTCTGGTACCGGGTGGATTACGCCGGTGACGAGCCGCTGGCAGAGGGGGCGATTATTGAAGTGGTGGTCAAAGAGATGCTGACGGACGGCGCGGTGGTGCAGGATATGGAGCTAAGCGGCAAGGTCTTGGCGCAGCCGCTTTCTGCTTATCCGCCGTTGTTCCGCGAGGCGATCGGCCACCTGCGCAATCATGGCAGCCTAACGATGGTGGTACCGCCGGCGCTGGCCTACGGCGAGAGCGGCTACCCGCCGAAAGTGCCGCCGAATGCCACCATGGTGTATCAGCTTAGGATCGACAACAGCCATGCGCCATAA
- a CDS encoding PglL family O-oligosaccharyltransferase, which translates to MLRIERLSVVYFIGLLALSVCYFPNMGGVGLNLPVNALCYAALAGVMLFIWCRLPLRRGIVVTPASGYLLVAVALLFIPLAYGYAPGFSTAAWRLAGLLAGWGFYFSWLQVRMPFRLRAHLMVLLLLLVLGQAAIALLQLFAPALSWVPLRGTRVFGVFQQPNVLGSFIATGLALALMLFLLPGYALKSAKQERWRRGGLGVLLVLLSALLVWIQSRAGWLGGALAALGFLLCFGRRYRWQAAAAAALVLGGVGVGIAVLLGQESAGVLRYLTHEQSNLARVLMLQDTLRMIAERPFAGWGYGSFDYAFQHFRVHQASPTQVQEIARHPHNEILLWWVEGGLIAVFGLGVAIAASARVLRQAVKHDRAAFVAGRANAGEATALCLVMVPMLMHTQLEYPFYLSALHWALFMLLLATLDRLTCRKRRVVRLPLMAGVALKAGLASVLAVGAGVMLAAFYTGQTLTCVERGGLRDVEPLAALPPVVAWPLQERLAFDLQTHALLVYNRTRDEALLWHYADWAEAYLAQRTDANVYASLIAILYHQQRNMAAERYRREAALLFPKDRRFYPLYPK; encoded by the coding sequence GTGTTGCGAATAGAACGGTTGTCGGTTGTTTATTTTATCGGCCTGCTGGCTTTGTCGGTGTGCTATTTCCCCAATATGGGCGGCGTTGGCCTCAATTTGCCGGTGAATGCCCTCTGTTATGCGGCGCTTGCCGGCGTGATGTTGTTTATCTGGTGCCGCCTGCCGTTAAGGCGCGGCATCGTGGTGACGCCGGCCAGCGGCTATTTGTTGGTTGCCGTGGCGTTGCTGTTTATTCCCTTGGCCTATGGCTATGCGCCCGGTTTCTCTACCGCCGCCTGGCGGCTGGCGGGGCTGTTGGCCGGTTGGGGCTTTTACTTTTCATGGCTGCAGGTGCGCATGCCGTTTCGGCTGCGCGCGCACCTGATGGTGCTCTTGCTGCTGCTGGTGCTTGGGCAGGCCGCGATCGCTTTGCTGCAACTGTTCGCGCCCGCATTGAGTTGGGTGCCGCTGCGCGGGACGCGGGTATTCGGCGTGTTTCAACAGCCCAATGTGCTGGGCAGCTTTATCGCCACCGGGTTGGCGCTGGCGCTGATGCTGTTTTTATTGCCGGGCTACGCACTGAAATCGGCGAAACAGGAACGTTGGCGCCGCGGCGGGTTGGGCGTGTTGCTGGTGCTGCTGTCGGCGCTGTTGGTGTGGATACAGTCGCGCGCCGGCTGGCTGGGCGGCGCACTGGCGGCGCTGGGGTTCCTGCTCTGCTTTGGCCGTCGTTACCGCTGGCAGGCAGCGGCGGCTGCGGCGCTGGTGTTGGGCGGCGTGGGCGTGGGGATTGCGGTGTTGCTGGGGCAGGAAAGCGCCGGCGTATTGCGCTATCTGACCCATGAACAGTCGAACCTGGCGCGCGTTTTGATGCTGCAGGATACGCTCAGGATGATCGCGGAACGGCCCTTTGCCGGCTGGGGCTACGGCAGTTTTGATTACGCCTTTCAGCATTTTCGCGTGCACCAGGCCTCGCCAACGCAGGTGCAGGAAATTGCCCGCCATCCCCACAATGAAATCTTGTTGTGGTGGGTAGAAGGCGGCCTAATCGCGGTGTTTGGTCTGGGAGTGGCGATCGCCGCCAGCGCGCGGGTGTTGCGGCAGGCCGTCAAGCACGATCGGGCGGCGTTTGTCGCCGGGCGCGCCAACGCCGGCGAGGCGACGGCACTGTGCCTGGTCATGGTACCTATGCTGATGCACACCCAGCTTGAGTATCCGTTTTATCTTTCGGCGTTGCACTGGGCATTGTTCATGCTGTTGCTGGCCACGCTGGATCGTCTTACTTGTCGAAAGCGCAGGGTGGTGCGTCTGCCCCTGATGGCCGGTGTAGCGCTGAAGGCTGGGTTGGCATCGGTGCTCGCCGTCGGCGCTGGGGTGATGCTGGCGGCTTTTTATACCGGGCAGACGCTGACCTGTGTTGAACGCGGCGGCCTGCGCGATGTTGAACCGCTGGCTGCTTTGCCGCCGGTGGTCGCCTGGCCGTTGCAAGAGCGCCTGGCATTTGATCTGCAAACCCATGCGCTGCTGGTTTACAACCGCACCCGGGACGAGGCGCTGCTTTGGCACTATGCCGACTGGGCCGAGGCCTATTTGGCACAGCGGACCGACGCCAATGTCTACGCCAGCCTGATTGCCATTTTGTATCACCAACAGCGGAATATGGCGGCGGAACGTTATCGCCGCGAAGCGGCTTTGCTGTTTCCAAAGGATCGGCGTTTTTATCCGCTATACCCAAAATAA
- a CDS encoding fimbrial protein, whose protein sequence is MLMIKKKPQGVALLAAMLLAASGHAAAANGENMYFHGTLVAEPCVIPPGEEEIALDFGTIVDKYLYLNTRTLSRPFTLHLTECDTSLGNTVTVTFSGTENSHLPGLLAVDSGSAASGIAVGLETQDGQALQLNKATSKYQLTDGSNTISLQAYVQGEPDAITNKTIGRGTFSAVATFSLAYE, encoded by the coding sequence ATGTTGATGATAAAGAAAAAGCCGCAGGGTGTGGCCCTGCTCGCTGCAATGCTGCTGGCGGCTAGCGGGCACGCGGCCGCGGCGAATGGCGAGAATATGTATTTCCACGGCACGCTGGTGGCCGAACCGTGCGTGATCCCGCCGGGTGAAGAAGAGATTGCGCTGGATTTTGGCACCATTGTCGACAAATACCTGTATCTGAACACGCGCACTCTCAGCCGGCCTTTCACGCTGCATCTGACGGAGTGCGATACCAGCCTGGGGAATACGGTCACGGTCACCTTTAGCGGCACAGAGAACAGCCATTTGCCAGGGCTGCTGGCGGTTGACAGCGGCAGCGCTGCCTCGGGGATCGCCGTTGGGCTGGAAACCCAGGACGGCCAAGCCCTGCAACTCAATAAGGCCACCAGTAAATACCAACTGACAGACGGCAGCAACACGATATCGCTGCAGGCCTATGTGCAGGGCGAACCCGACGCCATCACCAACAAAACGATCGGGCGCGGCACATTCAGCGCGGTTGCGACGTTCAGCCTGGCGTACGAATAA
- a CDS encoding fimbrial protein yields MRRNSPKLSGKAYRNYQRQRVSLMVAAVLMVPLAVGMLLILMPRAHAVDNWDVQGANGVLYVSGVLTENACGLEMESARQEVWLGETGTAQFQHIGDRGTPVAFVLRLKDCLRAPASNRDPWGGALAWSGREPAVSVSFGGPADADAPGLVSVTGATGLGLLLADSRGQPVRLGARNKPVLLTPGNNTLTYTVTPIRTPATLNPGRYQAVIDFRLHYD; encoded by the coding sequence ATGCGACGGAATAGCCCAAAATTGTCTGGCAAAGCCTACCGGAACTATCAGCGCCAGCGGGTTAGCCTGATGGTGGCGGCAGTATTAATGGTGCCCTTGGCCGTGGGGATGTTGCTGATATTGATGCCCCGAGCGCACGCCGTGGATAACTGGGACGTGCAGGGGGCTAACGGCGTGCTTTACGTTTCCGGCGTCCTGACGGAAAACGCCTGCGGCCTGGAGATGGAGTCCGCGCGCCAGGAGGTGTGGTTAGGGGAGACCGGCACGGCGCAATTCCAGCATATCGGCGATCGTGGCACGCCGGTGGCATTTGTTCTGCGCCTGAAAGACTGCCTGCGGGCGCCGGCCAGCAACCGCGATCCCTGGGGGGGCGCACTGGCCTGGAGCGGCCGCGAGCCGGCGGTATCCGTCAGCTTCGGCGGCCCCGCGGATGCGGACGCACCGGGGCTGGTGAGCGTGACTGGCGCAACCGGGTTGGGGCTGCTATTGGCGGATAGCCGCGGGCAGCCGGTGCGGTTGGGCGCCCGTAACAAACCGGTGCTGCTCACGCCGGGGAACAATACCCTGACGTATACGGTAACGCCGATACGCACGCCGGCGACGTTGAACCCCGGGCGCTATCAGGCGGTGATTGATTTCCGGCTGCATTATGACTAA
- a CDS encoding fimbria/pilus periplasmic chaperone → MNQNLIKQKQRVIFKLAAVGALMAGMLAQSAQAAIALDRTRVVFDGSQKTMSLNISNQNKNLPYLAQGWIEDEQGNKIQSPFTVLPPVQRVEPGKPSQVKIQALPVAKQLPQDRETLYYFNLREIPPRSDKPNTLQIALQTRIKMFYRPDAIAPVRNAQPWQEKLTLSKQGERYVVHNPTPYYVTIVEASTRKQGTALDGFTPLMVAPKSSAPMSVSAAALGGSPVLTYINDYGGRPQLTFRCGGSECQVVPEKK, encoded by the coding sequence ATGAACCAGAACCTTATCAAACAGAAACAGCGCGTTATTTTCAAACTGGCGGCCGTCGGCGCGCTGATGGCCGGGATGCTGGCGCAATCGGCGCAGGCGGCGATCGCACTCGATCGCACCCGGGTGGTTTTTGACGGCAGTCAAAAGACGATGAGCCTGAATATCAGCAACCAGAACAAAAACTTGCCCTATCTGGCGCAGGGGTGGATCGAGGATGAACAGGGCAACAAAATTCAAAGCCCGTTCACCGTGTTGCCGCCGGTGCAGCGCGTGGAGCCGGGCAAGCCCAGCCAGGTGAAAATCCAGGCGCTGCCGGTGGCAAAACAGCTGCCGCAGGATCGCGAGACGCTGTACTACTTCAACCTGCGTGAGATCCCGCCGCGCAGTGATAAGCCAAACACGCTGCAGATAGCACTGCAGACGCGGATCAAAATGTTCTATCGCCCTGATGCGATCGCTCCGGTGCGCAATGCGCAGCCGTGGCAGGAAAAACTGACGTTAAGCAAGCAGGGGGAGCGGTATGTGGTGCACAACCCAACCCCTTACTACGTGACGATAGTGGAAGCCAGTACTCGCAAGCAAGGCACTGCGTTGGACGGCTTCACGCCGTTGATGGTGGCGCCAAAAAGCAGTGCGCCGATGAGTGTCAGCGCCGCGGCGCTGGGCGGCAGCCCGGTGCTGACCTATATCAATGATTATGGCGGCCGGCCGCAGCTGACGTTCCGCTGCGGCGGCAGCGAGTGCCAGGTTGTGCCAGAGAAGAAATAA